GCCGATTCGACCGGGGGTCTGGGCACAGGCATCTTCCAGGTCGCGCCCGAGGTGAAGGAACACATCGTTCAGCGCCTGCGGTCGGCGTTCGCCGGCGACTAGCCGGTCCAGCGGGATGGTGACCAGAAGACCCGCCCCGGCCCAGGCTCCGGCCCGGCCCGATAGCTCCCTGGGCGCCCCAGATCGGCTGCGCAGTCGCGGCGAGCTGTTCAGAGCGGGGAGTCCAGGTCGAGCGCCCGGATCACGGCCGAGCCGACCTCCCGGCTGAGTTCGTGAGCGATCTCGCCGCGACGGGATCTGAAATGCCCCGCCCGCACAGTCTGCAGGTCGGTGACGTTGATGAAGCTGTCGTCGCAGCCTTCCTCGGGCCCAACCGGGATGTGAGTCGACGCCGGACCCTCAGTGTGGGTGATCACAGCCACCGTGTACGCCCCGAGCCTGGCCAGCAGAATCTGATTGGTCAGCACCAAGCCCGGATGGCGGCCGATCCGGGGGAAGTCAATGTCCCATATCTCCCCGCGGTTGATCACGGCGAGATTGAGTTGTCCACGACGGCCCTGGGTCCGTAGAAGTCATCGTATTCATGCGCTAGGTGGCGCTGGCGGGCTTCATGCTCTAGGAAAGGCAACACGTGCCGGATCGCCTCCGACCGGGTCAAGCCAAGCTCACGGCGTGCCTGATCGTATCTGTCGGAGTCCGTGCCGAGCCTCGCCTGCCACACGTCATTGGTCTTAGTGCTCACCTGTGAAGTATACAACGCGAATACAGCAGAGTCCGTGTCACCGTGGACCCGCCGGAGTGGTGCCCGCAGAATGCGAGGCAGCCCGCTCGAAAGCACCGTGCGTGGCCCGCCGGGAGGGGGGGAGATCACCATGCCCAATCCGCACGCCTGTGAGACGCGGTTCGGCCCCTATGCGGTCCGCTGGATCGAAGAACGGCCCGGGCTGCGCCCGCGCACGGTCCAGCTGTACGAATGGACCTACCGTCGACATCTCGCCCCATCGTTCGAACATGCGCGTGTTCAGGCGATCAGTCTCGCGATGGTGCGCACTTGGCGGGCTGACTTGATCCGGTCCGGTGTGTCCGGTTCACTCGCCGCCAAGGCCTACCGACTGCTGCGGGCGATCCTTGGCACCGCCGTCGACGACGATCTGATCGAGCGGAATCCATGCCGGATACGCGGCGCGGGCGTGGAGTCTCCCAACGAGCGACCGGTGCTGACCACCCAGCAGGTCTTCGCGCTCGCGGACCTCATGCCAGCGCGGCTGCGATGCATGGTGCTCATCGCCACGTTCGCCAGTCTCCGCTACGGCGAGGTGGCCGCGCTGCGGCGCCGGGACCTGGACTTCGGCGCCGGGACCGTCCGGGTCAGCCGCACTCTGACCGAGATCCGCGGCCAGGGGCTGGCATTCGGGCCACCCAAGTCTCGCGCCGGGGTACGCACCGTCTCAGTTCCGAATGTGGTCATGGGTGACCTGGCCGACCACCTGCACGCCTACATGGAGGAAGATCCTCAGGCCCTGGTGTTCACCGGCCCCAAGGGCGCGCCCATCCGCCGGGGCAACTTCAACTCCCTTGCCAGGTGGAAGGAGATCGTGCGGACGATCGGCGCCGAGGGGCTCCACTTCCACGATCTGCGCCACACCGGCAACATGTTGGCAGCGGCCGCCGGCGGGTCGACCCGGGACCTCATGGCGCGCATGGGGCACAGCTCGATGACCGCCGCCCTGCTCTACCAGCACGCCACAGCCCGGGCGGACCGGCACATCGCCGACCAGCTTGACAGCCAGGTGCGGGCCGCGCGGCAACGCGGAGACTCCTAGGCCCGGCCAGGCCGACACCAAGCCGGGCGTCCTGACAGCGAACCCAGCTGTCACCGCGCACCTTCGCCAGGACTTCCGCACCAGATCCGCCCGCCAAGCCGATCGCGGCGACATGCCGAGCCGGGTGTCCCGCCGCGGTTAGCTCATCCGCCAGCCGCCTTGAAAGACACTCATCGACGAGGAGCTTCATGCACTGGTTGGGAACGGCAGTTCCCGCGTCTCTACCTCAGCCGCCGCGAACCGCAAGGCCTGCTTGATCGCTTCCGCGTCAAGCTGGGGAAACTCGGCGAGAATCCCGGCGACGTCCCAGCCGGCGGCGACCATGGAAACGACCGTTGCTACGGGGATCCGGGTACCGGCGATGCGAGGCCGACCAGCCATGATCGCCTGGTCCACGCGGATTCTGTCGAACATGCCCACACGGTACTTGGGCAGAACAGGCTTGGGGTAGTCCTATGGAGCCTCAGCGCTCTGGCCCCAGGTGCCTGGACACCCGCTCAGACTCCCCGAGGATGTCAGGTCGCCTTCACCCCAGCCAGGTGATGCGAAGGTGAGTAGCCGGGGGGAGTTGCACCCCCCGGCTACTCACCTCTGCACCATCCGGCCGCGAGCACACGCTCAGAATCCGCGCGCGCGAGCCTCGCGCAGAGGTCCGTAGCCGCCGCAGTGCTAGACAAGCGGCCGGATTGGCAGCGTTCGCCCGCGAATTGCCACTGGCCGCTGGCGCGCTGACGGACATAGCGCTTGCCGCTAATAACGCGTGTCGTTACTATGGTCACGGTGATCAGATCGTTTCGCGACACCGCCACGACGCGAGTCTGGACGCGCCAACACGTGCCCCGGTGGAGTCCGCAGCTCCAACGCGCTGCTCGCCGGAAGCTCGTACAACTCAACAGCGCCGTGACGATTGAGGACCTGCGGGTTCCTCCAGGCAATCGTCTCGAAGCACTCTCGGGAGCTAGGGCCGGCCAGCACAGCATCCGGATCAACGACCAATGGCGATTGTGCTTCACATGGACTGAAGGCGGACCTGAGAACGCCGAGATCGTTGACTACCACTGAACGGAAAGGAGCGCAGCTGATGAACATGGACCATCTGACGCCGATACATCCCGGCGAGGTCTTGCTCGAGGACTTCCTGGGCCCATTGAGCATGAGCCAGTACCGGCTTGCCAAGGCGATCGGTGTTCACCCCAGGCGGATCAACGAGATCGTGCATGGCACGCGCGGCATCACGGCCGACACTGCTTTGCGGCTGGCGCGGTTCTTCGGTACGACCCCACAGTTCTGGATGAACATGCAGGACCAGTACGAACTCGATTCCGAAGAAGATCGGCTTGGTGAGTCGCTGAGCCGCATCGAGCCAATGCCGCGGCGCGTCGGCTGACCGAAGTTCGGCCCTGCGCGGGCGGGTCACAAGAGCCGGGCGTTGACCGCGAATGGTGCGATTCGCGAGGAAATCAGCCTGGAGCGGGTGACTAAGGGACCCCCAGCTCGCGGGGGAGAATCGAACCCGCACTGTCGACTTAGCAAGCGCATGGACGTGCTCGTGGGCCGAGGGATGGGCGAGGACGGGGCGGACCGCAGCCACCGCTGAATCACCGTGATTGACCGCCGCTTGTGGCACGAGGATCGCGCGCCCACGAGTCCTTAGTGTTGGGGAAGGACGCGACCACGCAAGAGAGCGTCGGACCGCCCGACCGCTGCGATCTAGGGGGTACTCTGTCTTTACCTACTAGGTAAAGCCAGAGTACCCTGGACAGACCGGGGAGCAGGAGGGTCACGTGAGCCGCGAGGAACGGGGAAGCTTCTGCGATGGACGTCTACTTCCAGACCAAAAGGCTAGCGGACCTGTGCAACGACGGAAGGAAGCTGACCAGGAAGTACGGGAAGCGGGTGGCTGAGACGACAGAGGCCCGACTCCAGCAGTTGGAGGCAGTGAGATCACTGGAGGAGCTCCGCGCCCTGCCTGGTAGATGGCATGAGCTGAGCGCCAACCTCGCTGGCATGTGGGCGGCCGACGTCGCTGGCAAACGAGACAGGCTTCGACTAATTGTGCGGGAGGAGTCAAGAACAGATACCGACAATGCTGGCCAAGACAATGACCCCGCTGCCTTGGTGGTGGCACTTTCGGATCATTACGACGACCTAGGGAGGTGACGATGTACAAGTATCGACCGGAGAATGCAGTTCCCGCAGGTAGAGACATCCGCGATTGGGCCGAAGAACACGGCCTACGCCAGGGTGACCTAGCCGCACGTCTTGGCCTGTCCGAGAAGGGTCTGTCACAGATTGTTACCGGCAAGGCACCGTTGTCGCGCGCGACGGCTCAGCGCCTTGGACTAGTGACGGGGATTTCCGCCAGTTACTGGAACAGGCGGGAGCTGGTATATCGAGAACACCTTGATCGCCTCGGCACTCCGAGCTTGGACGCGGAACAGGCAGACTGGGTCGCTTGCTTCGACACAAATGAACTGAAGAAGCATGGGGCTATCACAGCGACCGGACGTGACAAGCCGTTGCAGTGTCGAGAACTGCTGAGTTTCTTCGCGGTTGCCTCCCCTGCGGCGTGGGAACGGGTGTGGCAGAAGCCTCAAGCGGCCTTCAGGCGCTCGAGAAGGCTGCAAGCGACCCCCCATATGGCCAGCGCCTGGCTGCGCTTCGGCGAACGCGAGATCACGACGTGGCCTAGCTTCTACTCCCAGCATGACCTAGAGAGGAGTCTTGAGAGACTGCGCCAGCTGACACGGGAACCAGACCCGAAGGCAGCCGCCCGCGCTCTCCACTCTCACTTGTGGGAAGCCGGGGTCTCGCTGGTCTTTGTCCCAGCATTTCGCCGTGTGCCGATCGCCGCAGCCACACGCTGGTTCAATGGTCGCCCAGTGATCCAGATGTCGGATAGACATAAGACCGATGACCACTTCTGGTTCTCCTTCTTCCATGAGGTGGGGCACGTTCTTGAGAGTCCGACGATTGACACATTGGAGGGGACGGAATCCATAGAGATTGAGCGGCAAGCCGACGCTTTCGCCGCACAAGTGCTGATACCGGGTGCACTTCCAAGGCTCCGAAGACTGTCCGACATCGAAGAGTACGCAGAAGGAGTTGGAGTCAGTGCAGGCATCGCCGTGGGACGGCTTCAACATGAGGGAAAGATCCGCCGCGACGTGGGTAATCGGCTGAAGAGCAAGGTGTCGGACCTCGTTCGAGAGCTGACCGTGCTGCAGAGGGTTGCCGCCCAGCCTTGAGCCGTCGGCGACGTGCGGAGCGTCAGCGAAGCATCTCGCCTTAGGCCGAAGTTACGTGGGGTTGGGCGGGTGTTTCCCCTAGTGGGGCGGGGTTTTCCGGTTTTTCGTGGGGGTGGGTTCTGGCTACTTTCCCAGTACGAGGGGGATGGGTTGGCCGAGCAGGGCGAAGGCCCGCCGTTGGGTGGGGGTGGGGATGGCCAGGAGATCGAATCCGGTGGTGTTGTTCCCGGCGATGCGTATGTGGTTTTGGGTCAGGGTCGCCAGGTGGGCCAGCAGGCCGTTGAAGCTTTGGGCGGGCAGGCCGTCGCCGGTGGTTTTGGTCGCGGCTTTGCGGTCGGCCGCCTCGGAGCGGCGCGCCGGGGCGACGGGGTTGTCGGGCTGGGGCCGGTGTTCGTCGGTGGGGCCACTTCAAGCTGGCATTCCCACCCCACTAGGGGAAACACCCGCCCAACCCCAGGTAACTTCGGTTTAGAGCTAACGCGACTGGCTCGGACAGGCCAGGCTTACGGCGACGTGCGGAGCGAAAGCCAAGCACCGCGCCGGAGGTCCGGCAGCGGCGGCGAAGCCGCCGCCTTGATCTTGTATAGGTCAATCCGGAAGTGTCAGTCCAAGAAGGGGGTCACGAGTCGCTATCCGGCCAGAGTTCCCGCCATCCAGATGGGAAGCCCATGGCTTCGTACGACACGGGACCTCCGACGGGAAACTGCGCCAAGAGGTCGATCATGCTGAGCTCCCAGTCAGGATTCCGTTCGATCGGTCGCAGCAGATGACGAAGGGCCAGGAGTGGCGCGTAGATCCGTGACTGGCCGTGCACAACGGCGCCGGAAGCAACGAGATGGTCAAAGTCTCGATCATCGCCCCTTGGAGGCACCGCTGGGCGACGATCCATATTGCGGTTCCAAAGCCGGGCGTGGTGGGCACACACGTTGCGTACATACGTCAGACAATGGAGCCATGAGGCTACAGTGCCTGGTTTGCTGATTCCGAAGCGACGAGCGATCTGCTCTCGATCCGAGTACGTCAATCCGCCGTAGAGCCGCGACAGCCGGGCCAGGCTCATGAGCTCCACGGCCATCCATATCGGCAACCCGCCGTCATACTTGCGTCTGAAGTGCTGAACGAACTCCTCTTTCGACTGTTTGACGTCGCCAAGATACTTGATGTGCCAGTCGTCGTAGGCACCTCCAGCCACCTGCCGACGGGTGAAAGACCGGTCCAGGCTGCTCCGGTGTAGATGCCCGTACCTATCCCGCTTCCCCAAGGTGTAGGCCACGCTGAACCGAAACCCGATCTCCATTCGTTCGATCGCGTCCATCACGGTGAGCTTCAACCGTCGGTCGAAGTCGTAGAGCGCCAGAACCTGGCTTTGGTGCGTTCCTTCCCGGAAGGTGTCCTCCACGACTCCACCAGAGCTGGTCCGAAACGGGTAGGTGTACCCAGTCAACCGGTAGTAGCCGATGGCCTGGATAGCGTGCGCGAGTTGCTCACGATCCTCGACTACCAAGCCGCGAGATTCGAGTCGTTCGATCTGCTGCTCTACGGACGTCCACTCCTTCTCGTAGACGACTCTGGTCATCGGGCCCCCTCACAAGAAAGCCGACCCTTACATCCGAGGATGCAGCGGGGCCGGGCTTGTTGCTATCAGCGTACCGCGGACACCCGACACGTCTCCAGGCAACACGGGAGGTGAGCCGGTCACTGTGAGCGGGGTCGCCCGCATCGCTCCGCGACTCGATCAATGCCGCGCTGATCAACCAGCACGCGCCCGCCCCGGCCGACCGTCGCATCGCCGACCAGTTGGACGCCCACGTGCGGGATCAGCGTCAGTAACGGCGGGCCTGATTCACCAGGGAAGTCAGCCTGGAGCGGGTGACGGGAATCGAACCCGCACTGTCAGCTTGGGAAGCTGATGTTCTGCCATTGAACTACACCCGCGCGACGGCGCCCCCCGCGCCGCGGCTCAGCGTCAGCTGTACGTGCCCCCGGACTCGGCGAGCTCGACCAGCGACCGGGGCGGGGCGAACCTGGCGCCGTAGCGGGTAGCGAGCTCACGCGACCGCTCCACGAATCCGGCCGCACCGCCGACGTAGCCGTTGACGTACTGAAGCACGCCGCCGCTCCACGGAGGGAACCCGATGCCGAAGATGGACCCGATGTTGGCCTCGGCGACGCTGCGCAGAACGCCCTCGTCGCGGCACTTGATCGTCTCCAGCGCCTCGATGAACAGCATCCGCTCCTGCATGTCGATGAACGGGATCGTCTGCGCGCCCGCGTACACATCAACGAGCCCTGACCAAAGCCCCTGCCGGGCTCCCTCGACGTAGTCGTAGAAGCCAGCACCGGCGGCCCGGCCACCGCGTCCGAATTCGATGACCATCTGGTCGATCACGGGGAACGAGGGGTGATCGGGGAAGTCCACCCCCGCGTCCGCCGCGGCCTTGCTGGCTTCCATGCGGATGCTGCGCGCCAGGGTCAAGCTGACCTCATCGAGCAGAGCCAGGGGCCCCGTCGGGTAGCCAGCCTGCAGCGCGGCCTGTTCGATCGACGGCGCCGCCAGGCCCTCACCGAGCATCGCGGCGGCCTCGCCCAGGAACGTACCGATGACGCGACTGGTGAAGAACCCTCGGCTGTCGTTGACAACGATCGGTGTCTTCTTGATCTGCAAGGCGATGTCGATGGCCTTGGCGATCGTGGCGTCGGAGGTCTTCTCACCGGCGATGATCTCCAGAAGCGGCATCTTGTCGACAGGGGAGAAGAAGTGCATCCCGATGAAGTCGGCCGGACGGCTGACCGCGCCCGCGAGCCCGGAGATCGGCAAAGTGGACGTGTTGGACCCCAGGACCGCGTCCTCGGCCAGCACGGGCTCGATCTCGGCGTAGACCTTCCTCTTCAGGTCCGCGTCCTCGAATACCGCCTCGATGAGCAGGTCGGCGCCCTTGGCGTCCTGCGGGTTGTCGGTCGCCACGATCCTGTCCAGGATCTGCGAACGTTGGTCCTGGGTCATCCGCCCGCGCGAGACGGCTTTGTCCAGGAGCTTGCGGCTGTAGTCCTTGCCCTTCTCGGCGGCTTCGAGGCTGACGTCTTTGAGGACGGCCTCGATGCCGTTGCGGGCGCACACGTACGCGATGCCGGCGCCCATCATGCCGGCGCCGATGATGGCGACCTTCGATGCGCGATGCTTGGGGATGCCAGCTGGGCGCAGGCCGCCCTTGGTGATGTGCTGCAGGTCGAAGAAGAACGCCTGGATCATGTTCTTGGACACCTGGCCGGTCGCCAGGTCCGCGAAGTACTGGGTCTCGATCTTCTGCGCGGTGCCGAAGTCAACCTGTGCGCCCTCAACCGCCGCGGCCATGATGTGGTGCGGAGCGGGCATCGGCGCGCCCTTGATCTGCTTGCGCAGGTTCGCCGGGAAAGCCGGCAGGACCGCCGCGAGCTTCGGGTTGGACGGAGTGCCGCCGGGGATCTTGTAACCCTTGACGTCCCAAGGCTGAGCCGCCTCGGGGTTGGCCTTGATCCACGCCTTGGCCGCGTTGAGCATCTCCTCGGGCGTCTCGACGAGTTCGTCGACGACTCCGACTTCGAGCGCCTGGGCGGGCTTGCGCCGCTGCCCTTGCAGGAGCACCTCCATCAGCGCCTTCTGCAGGCCGAACATCCGCACTGTGCGCGCGACTCCGCCGCCGCCTGGGAGCAGGCCCAGCGTGACTTCCGGCAGCCCGATCTCGCTGCCCTTGGTGTTCAACGCGACGCGGTGATGACAGGCCAGCGCGATCTCCAGTCCGCCGCCGAGGGCGGCGCCGTTGACCGCGGCGACGACCGGGCGGCCCAGCGTCTCCAGGCGGCGCAGGTAGGACTTCAGGACATCGACGCCTTCTTCGAGGGCGGCGGCGTCCGCGGGTGTGGCCTGGATGAGCAGATGCAGGTCCCCGCCAGCGAAGAACGTCTTCTTCGCGCTGGTCAGGATCACGCCCGTGATCGACTCGCGTTCAGCCTCGAGCCTGGCCACCGTGGCGGCGAGGCTCGAAGTGAACGTGGCGTTCATCGTGTTGGCGCCCTGATCCGGGTCGTCCATGGTCAAGGTGACGATGCCGTCGGAATCTTGTTCCCACCGGATCATGTTCTTCTCGGTCATGTCTGTTCTCCTATCCGGTCCGGCCCTCAGAGTCTTTCGATGATGGTCGCTAGGCCCATGCCGCCGCCGATGCACAACGTCACCAGCGCGTAGCGGCCTTGGGTCCGTTCAAGTTCGTCCAGTGCGGTGCCGAAGATCATCGCCCCCGTCGCGCCCAGCGGGTGGCCCATCGCGATCGCTCCACCGTTGACGTTGACGTTCTCAAGCGGAACGCCCATCTCGCGCGACCACTTCAAGATGACCGCCGCGAAGGCTTCGTTCAGCTCCCACACGTCGATGTCGTCCACGCTCAGCCCAGCGGTCGCAAGAGCCTTGCGAGTCGCGGGCACCGGCCCGGTGAGCATGATCGTCGGCTCGGCTCCGGTGATCGCCGTGGCCACGACCCGTGCGCGAGGCGTCAGCCCCAGGTCCTTACCCGCCCGCTCGCTGCCGACCAGAACCAGAGAGGATCCGTCGACGATCCCGGAGGAGTTTCCGGGAGTGTGAACGTGATTGATTGACTCAACCCAGTGGTACTTCTGCAGCGCCACGGCGTCGAACCCGCCCATAGCGCCCATGGCGGTGAAGGACGGCTTGAGCTTGGCGAGCATGTCCGCGGTCGTCTCGGGCCGCATGTGCTCGTCCTGCTCGGCAAGGATGACGCCGTTGCGGTCGCGGACCGGGATGACCGACTTGGCGAAGTGCCCGCCAGTCCAAGCTGCTGCTGCGCGCTGCTGCGACATCACGGCGTAAGCGTCGACGTCCTCGCGCGTGAAGCCTTCCATCGTGGCGATGAGGTCAGCGCTGATGCCCTGCGGAACGAAGTAGGTGTCGTAGGCGGTTTCGGGGTCCATCGCCCAAGCGCCGCCGTCCGACCCCATCGGCACGCGGCTCATGCACTCAACCCCGCCAGCCAGGACCAGATCGTCCCACCCGGCCCGGACCTTCTGCGCCGCGATGTTGACCGCCTCCAGCGCGGAGCCGCAGAAGCGGTTGATCTGCGTGCCGCCGACCGTGTCGGGGTACCCGGCCGCGATGAGCGCGGTCTTGGCGATGTCCGCGCCCTGATCGCCCACCGGTGTGACGCAACCGAGCAACATGTCGTTGACTCGTTCGGGATCCAACTCGGGGTGGCGGGCCCGCAGTTCGTGGAGCAGTCCGACAACCAGCGAGACGGGCTTGACTCCGTGAAGCGAGCCCCCGGCCTTGCCCTTGCCCCTCGGAGTGCGGATCGCATCGTAGATGTACGCCTCGGTCATCAGGACCACTCCCTTCTCAAGCAGCGCCTCCGAGCGACGGTCCCCCCGGACTGCTGCGTTGAATCAGCGTGTTACGTGATGGTACAAAGCCGGTCCGACAGCGGTTCGCACGGCATGCCCAACGGGTCGCGGGCACGCCTTCCGCACCTTCCGCGCCTTCCGCGCCTTCCGCGCCGCGGAAACGGCCGTTCCGAACAAACGCGACCGTTCGGGTACAGAAACGGGCGTTGCAACGGGCGCGTCCTTGCGTAACGGGTGCGTCTGTGCGGAACGGCCGTTTCTGCGCGCGGGGCGTGCGCGCCGGGCGTCAGCGCCGTGGACGCCTAAACCCCGACCTCCTGAGGCACGTGGCCCTCATTGATGAAGATGCAGTTCCACTGGGGCGTCCGGGTACGCCTCAGCCAACCTCTGGTCCGAGGTGAGGAACGTCATTCTCCGCGTTCTGGACTGGGCGATCAGCATCCTGTCGAACGGGTCCTTGTGCGCACCCAGCTCGAGGCTGGAAACCTCGATGGCGTCGTCGGGGGTGATGTCCATGGGTCGATAGTCCTTGGCCACCAGCTCTCCCCGCAGCACACGGGCGTCCACGTCCAGCTTGCCTAGGCGGTTCTTGACGACAATCTCCCAGATACTGGCGGCGCTGAACCACAGTTCGTTCTCCGGGTTGAGCACCATCTGCCTTACGGCGATGGGCAACCTGGGGGAGTCGTCGGACACCCATAGAAGCAGGTGAGTGTCCAGCAGGTACCTCACGTGGACTCCCCGAACATCTCCGCGACCTCGGGGTCCCCCAGATGCATGAGCTCCTCGGCGTCTTCCGGGTACTTCAACTTGCCCTTCATGAACCCAATTCGGTAGGAGGCGGTTCGTTGCTCCTCGGCGTCAAGGGGGACGATCTTGACAAGTGGACGCCCCGACTTCGCGATGATGAACGGCTCTCCGAACTCGATGGCACGAGCGATCAACTGGGAGAGATGGGTCTTCGCGTCGTGCATGTTGACGATCTGCACTGATCCTCCATGACTAAACTAAGTGCTACCGGGCTTAGTTTACGCCTCCAAATGGCGTGGAGTACAGGTCGCGATGGACGCCACCTAGGACGCCATCGGGTTACCAGGCGATCGTCTCCAGCTTGAGGAGCGTCCCATTGGAATGCTCGTTGCGCGCTTGGCACTATGCGGCGACGAACTCCGCGGACACGCTCTCGGTGCGCCAGCCATCCTCCAGGCCCGCCACCACAGCCGTGCGCACCAGTTCATCCGCTCGCGAAACGGCAGCCTGTGGGGATGCGGACTCCAGGGTCAGGTCAACCTCTAGCAGTCCCTCGCTCAAGGTCGACCCGATCGGCCAATCAAGCAGGTCGTCGCGAACTGCCTCCAGCGCGGCCATGTGGTCCATCACTGCCGTGACGGCATCGTCGGTGAGCCCCTGCGCGCCTTGGACTCTGACGTGAGTGTGGGTGGCGATCATCGGCCAACCTCCTTCTCCCCCGCTCGTTGGGAGTCCCCCAGCATGGCTGCCGCTGGAACCAGCGCGTCACATTCAACAGTGTGCCTGACCGTCACCCCCGCAAGACCTCAACGCGATCGTCGATGCGGCGCCAGCGCTTGTCCGCCGTGTGGATCGAGTGGGCGCCGATCGCTCGGGCAGTGGCGATGACGAGTGCGTCTGGCAGGCGGATTGAGCTGTGTCGTGCTCGGATCGCCGCGGCCTCTCGCGCGATGACCCGGTCGAGAGGAACGATCGAATCGACCAGCAGGTCCACGAACCGCTCCACCCGGTCCATCTCGGCCTGGCCGATTCGGGCAGCGCCGACCAGGGTCTCGGCGACCGCGCTGGCGGGACTGTGGACCTGGGCCGCATCTCGTCTCAACTCATCCAGGAGTTGAAGCGCAGCGGCGTGGTGGCTGTCCTGGGGGTCGAGCAGTCCGAGGATCACACTCGTGTCGAGAACTACCGGTCCCATTCGTCACGCAACTCGTCCAGGCCCGTCGCGGCGGACAACCCGGGGAACTTGCCCAGGAACGGCTCCAAAGGGTCCGCGGCCCTGACGAGCAGGATGCGGCCCTCTGCTTGCGCCTCGACAACCAGTTCGTCGCCTGTAGCGACGTGCGCGGCCGCCAGTGCGGCGACGGGCAAGGTGATCTGGTTCTTGCTCGACACCCGGGTAGTCCGAATGCGCTTGGCTCCAGGCGCAGTCCGCGTGCGCTTTACTTTGTCTCCCATACTGTAAAGGCTACGTCGGGGCCCGAGTACTGGCAAGCCGGAGGCGGGGCACCCTGGCGGTCGCGGAAGCGGCCGTTCCGCACAAACGCGACAGTTGGGGTACAGACGCGCCCGTTGCAACGCCCGTTTCCTTCCGCAACGGGTGCGTCTGTCGAGAGCGGCCGCTTCTGCGCGCGGCCGACCGGGGCTGGGGGCGGCGGCGCACCGAGAGGGCCGGGGCCGAAGGGCGGAACCGGGCGCCCGCTGGCCCGTGTAGCGTAGGCCACGGCATAATGCGATACCAGATCGAAACTGCGGTTAGGGTGCAGACGTGACGGTGGACAAAACGTGACTGTGGACAGAACAGGGGAAATTGGCTCAATGTCGAGCAAGGTCCGGGTATTTCCGGAATCTGAGTCCCCTCACGTACCGGTGCCACGTGACTCCCCGCTCGCTCAGCCGCTAGCTCAGCCGCTAGCTCAGCCGCTCTCGCGGCCGACGGAGAGCCCGGTCCCAGCCCAGGCCGACTCCCCCACGGCGAGCGCCCCGACTGCGGAGCCGGACCGGCAGAGCAACCCCGAACTCACACACCCCAGTGCCGTCCAGCGCAAGCGGACCCGGAAGTTGCTTATAGCGGATCTCGCTGTCATATGGACGACTGTCGTTGTGCTGCTGCTCCTGTGGGAGCCGTTCCTGCAGATACCGACCGTCGGGTATCACCCTCAGACGTTCATCGCAATCGCTCTGATCGTTCTGTG
Above is a genomic segment from Candidatus Nanopelagicales bacterium containing:
- a CDS encoding acetyl-CoA C-acetyltransferase produces the protein MMTEAYIYDAIRTPRGKGKAGGSLHGVKPVSLVVGLLHELRARHPELDPERVNDMLLGCVTPVGDQGADIAKTALIAAGYPDTVGGTQINRFCGSALEAVNIAAQKVRAGWDDLVLAGGVECMSRVPMGSDGGAWAMDPETAYDTYFVPQGISADLIATMEGFTREDVDAYAVMSQQRAAAAWTGGHFAKSVIPVRDRNGVILAEQDEHMRPETTADMLAKLKPSFTAMGAMGGFDAVALQKYHWVESINHVHTPGNSSGIVDGSSLVLVGSERAGKDLGLTPRARVVATAITGAEPTIMLTGPVPATRKALATAGLSVDDIDVWELNEAFAAVILKWSREMGVPLENVNVNGGAIAMGHPLGATGAMIFGTALDELERTQGRYALVTLCIGGGMGLATIIERL
- a CDS encoding type II toxin-antitoxin system VapC family toxin, whose translation is MRYLLDTHLLLWVSDDSPRLPIAVRQMVLNPENELWFSAASIWEIVVKNRLGKLDVDARVLRGELVAKDYRPMDITPDDAIEVSSLELGAHKDPFDRMLIAQSRTRRMTFLTSDQRLAEAYPDAPVELHLHQ
- a CDS encoding type II toxin-antitoxin system prevent-host-death family antitoxin encodes the protein MQIVNMHDAKTHLSQLIARAIEFGEPFIIAKSGRPLVKIVPLDAEEQRTASYRIGFMKGKLKYPEDAEELMHLGDPEVAEMFGEST
- a CDS encoding PIN domain-containing protein encodes the protein MGPVVLDTSVILGLLDPQDSHHAAALQLLDELRRDAAQVHSPASAVAETLVGAARIGQAEMDRVERFVDLLVDSIVPLDRVIAREAAAIRARHSSIRLPDALVIATARAIGAHSIHTADKRWRRIDDRVEVLRG